One stretch of Methylopila sp. 73B DNA includes these proteins:
- a CDS encoding ABC transporter substrate-binding protein: MKLSAAMAAALLVASALPAAAQVSDNKVKIGILNDQSGVYADFGGKWSYEAAKMAVEDFGGKVLDMPIEVVTADHQNKPDIASNIARQWYDTGQVDAIMELTTSSVALAVQGLSREKKKIDLVTGAATTELTGKQCSPYGFHWAYDTNALAVGTGGALVKAGGDSWFFLTADYAFGYSLEAQTTKFLTSNGGKVVGSVRHPLSNADFSSFLLQAQSSGAKVIGLANAGLDTANAIKQASEFGIVAGGQRLAALLFTLAEVHGLGLEAAQGLSLTEGFYWDRDDASRAFGKRFFARTKRMPNMIQAGTYSGVTHYLKAIARAGTDDTEKVAEAMRAMPVDDVFAKGGVVAKNGRMIHDMYLMEVKKPEESKGPWDYFKVLATVPGDQAYIKPSESGCPLAQ; encoded by the coding sequence ATGAAGCTTTCGGCGGCGATGGCCGCGGCGCTGCTCGTGGCGAGCGCGCTGCCCGCGGCGGCTCAGGTGTCGGACAACAAGGTCAAGATCGGCATTCTGAACGACCAGTCCGGCGTCTACGCCGACTTCGGCGGAAAGTGGTCCTACGAGGCCGCCAAGATGGCGGTGGAGGACTTCGGCGGCAAAGTGCTCGACATGCCGATCGAGGTCGTGACCGCCGATCACCAGAACAAGCCCGACATCGCCTCCAACATTGCGCGCCAGTGGTACGACACCGGCCAGGTCGACGCGATCATGGAGCTCACCACCTCCTCGGTCGCGCTCGCGGTGCAGGGCCTCTCGAGGGAAAAGAAGAAGATCGACCTCGTCACCGGCGCCGCGACGACGGAGCTCACCGGCAAGCAGTGCAGCCCCTACGGCTTCCACTGGGCCTACGACACCAACGCGCTCGCGGTCGGCACCGGCGGCGCGCTGGTGAAGGCGGGCGGCGACAGCTGGTTCTTCCTCACCGCCGACTACGCCTTCGGCTATTCGCTCGAGGCCCAGACCACCAAGTTCCTAACGTCGAACGGCGGCAAGGTGGTGGGCTCGGTCCGCCATCCGCTCTCGAACGCGGACTTCTCCTCCTTCCTGCTGCAGGCGCAGTCCTCCGGCGCGAAGGTGATCGGCCTTGCGAACGCTGGCCTCGACACCGCGAACGCCATCAAGCAGGCCTCGGAGTTCGGCATCGTCGCCGGCGGCCAGCGGCTGGCGGCGCTGCTGTTCACCCTCGCAGAGGTGCACGGCCTCGGGCTGGAGGCCGCGCAGGGCCTGTCGCTCACCGAGGGCTTCTACTGGGACCGCGACGACGCCTCGCGCGCGTTCGGCAAGCGCTTCTTCGCCCGCACCAAGCGGATGCCGAACATGATCCAGGCCGGCACCTACTCCGGCGTGACGCACTATCTCAAGGCGATCGCCCGGGCCGGCACGGACGACACCGAGAAGGTGGCCGAGGCCATGCGCGCCATGCCCGTCGACGACGTCTTCGCCAAGGGCGGCGTCGTCGCCAAGAACGGCCGCATGATCCACGACATGTACCTGATGGAGGTGAAGAAGCCGGAGGAGAGCAAGGGCCCCTGGGACTACTTCAAGGTGCTCGCGACCGTTCCCGGCGACCAGGCCTACATCAAGCCGTCGGAGAGCGGCTGCCCGCTGGCGCAGTGA
- a CDS encoding aldehyde dehydrogenase family protein has translation MTTLQNPADEARQVLGALGVDLGRLGAAGLPARSPIDRAVIGHLVETDARAVDRAVGRAAEAARAWRDVPPPKRGELVRLFGEELRAAKEPLGRLVTLEAGKILSEGLGEVQEMIDVCDFAVGLSRQLYGLTIATERPDHRMSESWRPLGVVGVISAFNFPVAVWAWNAALALVCGNAVVWKPSEKTPLTALGVDALLARAVARFRAAGGDAPEGLTATLIGGRLVGEALVDDARVALVSATGSTAMGRAVAPRLAARFAKALLELGGNNAAIVCPSADLDLTLRAVAFAAMGTAGQRCTTLRRLFVHDAVYDALVPRLAKAFGSVAIGDPRDPKTLVGPLIDEAAAAGMARALAAATALGGRVTGGERLPGPGVYVRPALVELPRQEGPMLEETFAPILYVVRHADLDAAIALNNAAAQGLSSSIFTNDLREAELFLSDRGSDCGIANVNIGPSGAEIGGAFGGEKETGGGRESGSDAWKAYMRRATNTVNWGRSLPLAQGVRFDVG, from the coding sequence ATGACCACTCTCCAAAACCCGGCCGATGAGGCGCGACAGGTCCTCGGCGCGCTCGGCGTCGACCTCGGGCGCCTCGGCGCGGCGGGGCTTCCCGCGCGGTCGCCGATCGACCGCGCCGTGATCGGGCATCTCGTGGAGACCGACGCGCGCGCCGTCGACCGCGCCGTCGGGCGCGCCGCGGAGGCCGCCCGCGCGTGGCGCGACGTTCCCCCGCCGAAACGCGGCGAGCTGGTGCGGCTGTTCGGCGAGGAGCTGCGCGCCGCCAAGGAGCCTCTCGGCCGGCTGGTGACGCTGGAGGCCGGCAAGATCCTCTCCGAGGGCCTCGGCGAGGTGCAGGAGATGATCGACGTCTGCGACTTCGCGGTCGGCCTGTCCCGCCAGCTCTACGGCCTCACCATCGCGACCGAACGGCCCGATCACCGGATGTCGGAGAGCTGGCGGCCGCTCGGCGTGGTCGGCGTCATCTCGGCGTTCAACTTCCCGGTCGCGGTCTGGGCCTGGAACGCGGCGCTGGCGCTGGTCTGCGGCAACGCCGTGGTCTGGAAGCCGTCCGAGAAGACGCCGCTGACGGCGCTTGGCGTCGACGCGCTGCTGGCGCGCGCCGTCGCCCGCTTCCGCGCGGCCGGCGGCGACGCGCCCGAGGGTCTGACCGCGACGCTGATCGGCGGCCGCCTCGTGGGCGAGGCGCTGGTCGACGACGCCCGCGTGGCGCTGGTCTCCGCCACCGGGTCCACCGCCATGGGGCGGGCGGTCGCGCCCCGTCTCGCCGCCCGCTTCGCCAAGGCCCTGCTGGAGCTTGGCGGCAACAACGCCGCGATCGTCTGCCCATCCGCGGACCTCGACCTGACGCTCCGCGCCGTCGCCTTCGCCGCGATGGGCACGGCGGGCCAGCGCTGCACCACGCTGCGACGCCTGTTCGTGCACGACGCGGTCTACGACGCCCTCGTCCCGCGGCTCGCCAAGGCCTTCGGCTCAGTCGCGATCGGCGACCCGCGCGACCCGAAGACGCTTGTCGGCCCGCTGATCGACGAGGCCGCCGCCGCCGGCATGGCCCGGGCGCTCGCCGCCGCCACGGCGCTGGGCGGGCGCGTGACCGGCGGCGAACGGCTGCCCGGCCCCGGCGTCTACGTTCGGCCTGCGCTGGTCGAACTGCCGCGGCAGGAGGGACCAATGCTGGAGGAAACCTTCGCGCCGATTCTCTACGTCGTCCGTCACGCCGATCTCGACGCCGCGATCGCGCTCAACAACGCGGCGGCGCAAGGGCTGTCCTCCTCGATCTTCACCAACGACCTGCGCGAGGCGGAGCTGTTCCTCTCCGACCGCGGCTCCGACTGCGGCATCGCCAACGTCAACATCGGGCCCTCCGGCGCCGAGATCGGCGGGGCCTTCGGCGGCGAGAAGGAGACCGGCGGCGGCCGCGAGAGCGGCTCCGACGCCTGGAAGGCCTACATGCGCCGGGCCACCAACACCGTGAACTGGGGCCGCTCGCTGCCGCTGGCTCAGGGGGTGCGGTTCGACGTGGGGTGA
- a CDS encoding DUF1499 domain-containing protein: MTFDLREPPRRRSRLAGLALAFAWFSVLVALYAFALLRLRLVEPFAAFAAFASGLGIAVIAILLGAVALVVVWTTGLRGGVRAAAAIAISLAVLAGPAYVAGRGFRAPVLNDVATDLADPPAFTRAGRDRTPGDLPVPGAIAPDQAERLRAAYADLQPLKLAQPPDEVSNLVIALVEERGWRTLGPTAYPRGGPPLGRVEAVARTPVLGFEDDVVIRVREDGTGSRVDMRSASRLGSGDFGANADRIRSFLADLKAAAGGG, translated from the coding sequence GTGACGTTCGACCTGAGAGAACCGCCGCGCCGCCGCTCCCGCCTTGCGGGCCTCGCGTTGGCGTTCGCGTGGTTCTCCGTTCTGGTCGCGCTCTACGCCTTCGCGCTGCTCCGCCTGCGGCTGGTGGAGCCGTTCGCGGCCTTCGCCGCCTTCGCCTCGGGGCTTGGGATCGCGGTGATCGCGATCCTGCTCGGGGCCGTCGCCCTCGTCGTCGTCTGGACCACGGGCCTGCGGGGCGGCGTGCGCGCAGCCGCGGCGATCGCGATCTCGCTCGCGGTGCTCGCTGGCCCCGCCTATGTGGCGGGCCGCGGGTTCCGCGCGCCCGTGCTGAACGACGTCGCGACCGACCTCGCCGACCCGCCGGCCTTCACCCGCGCCGGCCGCGACCGCACGCCCGGCGATCTGCCGGTTCCCGGCGCGATCGCGCCCGATCAGGCCGAGCGGCTGCGCGCGGCCTATGCCGACCTTCAGCCGCTGAAGCTTGCGCAGCCGCCCGACGAGGTGTCGAACCTCGTGATCGCGCTGGTCGAGGAGCGCGGCTGGCGCACGCTTGGCCCCACCGCCTACCCGCGCGGTGGCCCGCCGCTCGGCCGGGTGGAGGCGGTGGCGCGCACCCCCGTGCTCGGCTTCGAGGACGACGTCGTGATCCGCGTGCGCGAAGACGGAACGGGATCGCGCGTCGACATGCGCTCCGCCTCCCGCCTCGGAAGCGGCGATTTCGGCGCCAACGCCGACCGCATCCGCAGCTTTCTCGCCGACCTGAAGGCGGCGGCGGGCGGGGGGTGA
- a CDS encoding M48 family metallopeptidase: MGLSGPASYFDGVTSRRRSVLVALDDTGLRLSESDGAAPQLWPYSLLREIAGPPGALRLSSQSAHALARLDVRDAALAAAIRARAPSLGAGERAERGLRRRVALWGCAAAVSAGLFAVYGLPALADRIAPLLPWSVDQRMGEGFDAQIRFLLPTGDGDFECGADDGEAAGKAALDALSKKLSDAAALPAPLKIVAVRSSIPNAFALPGGYIYLFDGLIREAETPDEIAGVLAHEIGHVAHRDGSRRVLQASGLSFLFGFVLGDFSGGAATIFVARVLSEASYSRAAESGADLYAVRLMRGIGADPRALGTMLDRLVAESKSEDGAEVEKDRDGRSALDYLSSHPAVAERRRAIDAAAGDAPATPALDAAAFAALKTICGPAKADEGS; encoded by the coding sequence ATGGGGCTCAGCGGTCCCGCCTCCTACTTCGACGGCGTCACCAGCCGGCGTCGGTCGGTGCTGGTCGCGCTCGACGACACGGGGCTTCGCCTGAGCGAAAGCGACGGCGCCGCGCCGCAGCTCTGGCCCTACTCGCTGCTGCGCGAGATCGCGGGACCGCCCGGCGCGCTGCGGCTGTCGTCGCAGTCCGCGCACGCCCTCGCCCGGCTGGACGTGCGGGACGCGGCCCTCGCCGCGGCGATCCGGGCGCGCGCGCCGAGCCTCGGGGCCGGCGAGCGCGCTGAGCGCGGCCTCAGGCGGCGCGTCGCGCTCTGGGGCTGCGCGGCCGCCGTCTCCGCCGGCCTGTTCGCAGTCTACGGCCTGCCGGCGCTCGCCGACCGGATCGCGCCGCTGCTGCCCTGGAGCGTCGACCAGCGCATGGGCGAAGGCTTCGACGCCCAGATCCGCTTCCTGCTGCCGACCGGCGACGGCGACTTCGAATGCGGCGCAGACGACGGCGAGGCGGCGGGCAAGGCCGCGCTCGACGCCTTGTCGAAAAAGCTCTCCGACGCCGCGGCGCTTCCGGCGCCGTTGAAGATCGTGGCCGTCCGCAGCTCAATCCCGAACGCCTTCGCGCTGCCGGGCGGCTACATCTACCTGTTCGACGGGCTGATCCGCGAAGCCGAAACGCCCGACGAGATCGCCGGCGTGCTGGCGCACGAGATCGGCCATGTGGCGCACCGCGACGGCTCCCGCCGCGTGCTGCAGGCGAGCGGGCTGTCGTTCCTCTTCGGCTTCGTGCTCGGCGATTTCAGCGGCGGCGCGGCGACGATCTTCGTGGCGCGCGTGCTGAGCGAGGCGTCCTATTCCCGCGCGGCGGAGAGTGGGGCCGACCTCTACGCGGTCCGCCTCATGCGCGGGATCGGCGCGGACCCTCGCGCGCTCGGGACGATGCTGGACCGGCTCGTCGCCGAGTCGAAGTCGGAGGACGGGGCCGAGGTCGAGAAAGACCGCGACGGCCGTTCCGCGCTCGACTATCTCTCGTCTCATCCGGCGGTCGCCGAGCGCCGCCGCGCGATCGACGCGGCGGCGGGCGATGCGCCGGCGACGCCCGCGCTGGACGCCGCCGCCTTCGCGGCGCTGAAGACGATCTGCGGGCCAGCGAAGGCCGACGAGGGATCCTGA
- a CDS encoding DUF898 family protein, giving the protein MDGGANGGWGAVRPRFHGAKRAMAPIVLKGLALSIVTLGVYRFWYQTDVRRFLWNNVEIDGDALEYTGRGLELFIGFLIALGVLIPLYGAAALLGIAAGAFGPLVQVGVSLVVVVLAQYALYRARRYRLTRTIWRGVRLQQTGSGWAYAGRSLGWLLVAVVTLGLAYPWMRASLERFKMRNTWYGDLQGAFDGTGGQLFRKGVLLWLFAVVVGLGSAAAFLGVHYAASQEDLAAGRTAAAASFFTITFYLALFVTFPLLNAIEFRWWANGCRVGPARAQCDLGLFAFLKTYLVFFGALLLLGLGVAAVGGAVFASGAFADLIDFERAPSPIVIVLGLALYLGAALGASALWQLIGARGLWRKSFESVAILGLADLAAAQSAAPPANAFGEGVADALDFGGF; this is encoded by the coding sequence ATGGACGGCGGGGCGAACGGCGGATGGGGCGCGGTGCGCCCGCGGTTTCACGGCGCGAAGCGCGCGATGGCGCCGATCGTCCTGAAGGGTCTCGCCCTCAGCATCGTCACCCTCGGCGTCTACCGGTTCTGGTACCAGACCGACGTCCGCCGCTTTCTCTGGAACAACGTCGAGATCGACGGCGACGCGCTTGAGTACACCGGGCGCGGGCTCGAACTGTTCATCGGATTCCTCATCGCCCTCGGCGTGCTGATCCCGCTCTACGGCGCGGCGGCGCTGCTCGGGATCGCGGCGGGCGCCTTCGGGCCGCTGGTGCAGGTGGGCGTGTCGCTCGTCGTGGTCGTCCTGGCGCAGTACGCGCTTTACAGGGCGCGCCGCTACCGGCTGACGCGCACGATCTGGCGCGGCGTGCGGCTGCAGCAGACCGGCTCGGGCTGGGCCTACGCCGGACGGAGCCTCGGCTGGCTGCTCGTGGCCGTCGTCACGCTCGGACTGGCCTACCCCTGGATGCGCGCCAGCCTCGAGCGCTTCAAGATGAGGAACACCTGGTACGGCGACCTGCAGGGCGCGTTCGACGGCACGGGCGGCCAGCTGTTCCGCAAGGGCGTCCTGCTGTGGCTGTTCGCGGTCGTCGTCGGTCTCGGCTCGGCGGCGGCCTTCCTGGGCGTGCACTACGCCGCCTCCCAGGAGGATCTGGCCGCGGGCCGGACGGCCGCTGCGGCCAGCTTCTTCACCATCACCTTCTACCTCGCGCTCTTCGTCACCTTCCCCCTGCTGAACGCCATCGAGTTCCGCTGGTGGGCGAACGGATGTCGGGTCGGCCCGGCGCGGGCGCAGTGCGATCTCGGCCTGTTCGCCTTCCTGAAGACCTATCTCGTCTTCTTCGGCGCGCTGCTGCTTCTGGGCCTCGGCGTCGCGGCCGTGGGCGGCGCCGTGTTCGCGAGCGGCGCCTTCGCCGACCTCATCGACTTCGAACGCGCCCCAAGCCCCATCGTCATTGTTCTGGGGCTCGCGCTCTACCTCGGCGCCGCGCTCGGCGCCTCGGCGCTCTGGCAGCTCATCGGCGCGCGCGGGCTGTGGCGGAAGTCGTTCGAGAGCGTCGCGATCCTGGGGCTCGCCGACCTCGCCGCCGCCCAGTCCGCGGCGCCGCCCGCCAACGCCTTCGGCGAGGGCGTGGCCGACGCGCTCGACTTCGGCGGCTTCTGA
- the arfB gene encoding alternative ribosome rescue aminoacyl-tRNA hydrolase ArfB, with the protein MIVITPNLSIDDNEVELTFVRSSGPGGQNVNKVSTAVQLRFDVRRSRSLPNDVAIRLMKLAGSRLTNDGVLVLTAQSHRTQGDNRAEAIERLTALLREAAEKPKPRLPTRPTKASKVRRIEGKTKRGDVKALRGRPTMD; encoded by the coding sequence ATGATCGTCATCACACCAAATTTGTCGATCGATGATAACGAGGTCGAACTCACCTTCGTGCGGTCGTCGGGCCCCGGCGGGCAGAACGTCAACAAGGTCTCAACGGCGGTGCAGTTGCGCTTCGACGTGCGCCGCTCGCGCTCGCTTCCGAACGACGTGGCGATCCGCCTCATGAAGCTCGCGGGCTCGCGGCTGACCAACGACGGCGTGCTGGTGCTGACCGCGCAGTCGCACCGCACGCAGGGCGACAACCGCGCCGAAGCGATCGAACGCCTGACCGCGCTGCTGCGCGAGGCGGCGGAGAAGCCGAAGCCTCGACTGCCCACGCGGCCGACCAAGGCCTCCAAGGTTCGCCGGATCGAGGGCAAGACCAAGCGCGGCGACGTCAAGGCGCTGCGCGGCCGGCCGACGATGGACTGA
- a CDS encoding diguanylate cyclase has translation MTQPYASRNEDERIAALERLRIMDAPPPPGFDRIVALARDLLLAPVAILTMIDRERAWFKAKRGVEGDGAPRGLAFCNRTIEGAGLLVVDDLAEDSRFADSILVTEHPSFRFYAGAPLSLTPNVNLGTLCVIDDKPRSLDAGQREILARLAELACDQLRLHEINETLKQEIAARQRLQAELEEQGRELERQRDALRHLAEHDTLTGVANRALLQGRLDRAVATADGRIGLLLIDLDDFKRHNDLYGHGVGDALLRAVARRLESCTRPGDLVARVGGDEFVLLAPGIADRVDLQALGDRVVAALSREPVVVGELALVCRASVGASLFPDDERDADRLLAVADTAMYRAKAAGKGRALSRPG, from the coding sequence ATGACCCAGCCGTACGCCTCACGCAACGAGGACGAGCGGATCGCCGCGCTCGAGCGGCTGCGGATTATGGACGCGCCGCCGCCGCCCGGCTTCGATCGCATCGTGGCGCTGGCCCGCGACCTGTTGCTCGCGCCCGTCGCGATCCTGACGATGATCGACCGCGAGCGGGCGTGGTTCAAGGCGAAGCGCGGCGTCGAGGGGGACGGCGCGCCGCGGGGGCTCGCCTTCTGCAACCGCACCATCGAAGGCGCGGGCCTGCTCGTGGTCGACGACCTCGCGGAGGACTCGCGGTTCGCCGACAGCATCCTCGTCACGGAGCACCCGTCGTTCCGGTTCTACGCCGGGGCCCCGCTGTCGCTGACGCCCAACGTCAATCTCGGCACGCTGTGCGTCATCGACGACAAGCCGCGCTCGCTCGACGCCGGCCAGCGCGAGATCCTCGCGCGTCTGGCGGAGCTCGCCTGCGACCAGCTGCGGCTGCACGAGATCAATGAGACGCTGAAGCAGGAGATCGCCGCGCGCCAGCGCCTGCAGGCGGAGCTGGAGGAGCAGGGCCGCGAGCTCGAACGCCAGCGCGACGCGCTCCGCCACCTCGCCGAGCATGACACGCTGACCGGCGTCGCGAACCGCGCGCTGCTGCAGGGACGGCTCGATCGGGCGGTCGCCACCGCCGACGGGCGGATCGGTCTGCTGCTGATCGACCTCGACGACTTCAAGCGCCACAACGACCTTTACGGCCACGGCGTGGGCGACGCGCTGCTGCGGGCGGTGGCCCGGCGGCTGGAAAGCTGCACTCGGCCGGGCGATCTCGTGGCCCGCGTCGGCGGCGACGAGTTCGTGCTGCTCGCGCCGGGGATCGCGGACCGGGTCGACCTGCAGGCTCTCGGCGACCGGGTCGTCGCGGCGCTGTCGCGCGAGCCCGTGGTCGTGGGCGAACTCGCGCTCGTCTGCCGCGCGAGCGTCGGCGCGTCGCTGTTCCCGGACGACGAGCGCGACGCCGACCGGCTGCTTGCGGTCGCCGACACCGCCATGTACCGCGCCAAGGCGGCCGGCAAGGGCCGCGCCCTCTCCCGTCCAGGATGA
- a CDS encoding calcium-binding protein, translating to MAQPVNDNIENAIVIAGDGFSFTGTTADATLQVGEPAAYDGDPYPSNDADDSVWFVYTASATGTIVLETQGFDSSFGYNVFRSTDGSSSFASLQEFASGASFGSGDFYEEINVVAGETYYIRFASYGYSDGDYTLIQSSGPAGVGAPSTDIVGTPGDDVLGTPLDGAQTMIGGLGDDTYYVDSPDDVVTENAGEGYDTLYTTVDYTLPANVERIIAFVNTGLTLTGNALDNSLIGGAGDDTLNGRGGVDTMVGGLGDDSYVVNKPSDVVVELAGEGVDTVYTTSGYRLSDNVENIVIRSDAGLSVKGNALDNAMTGGAGADTLTGYDGDDRLDGRGGADRMVGGAGDDSYVANDAGDVVVELADEGYDTVYASVDYTLTNDVEKLVGRGSAALTLTGNALDNAISGGSGADLLSGGDGADRISGGAGDDILIGGAGKDVLIGGAGADTFVFASPSDLRDTITDFEVGVDKVGIDIGGFGLATLEAEMFASTPDGLAASAETRFVYNETNGALYFDADGSGDGKAVQIATLRGAPALSFTDLSIFGLEA from the coding sequence ATGGCGCAGCCTGTCAACGACAACATTGAAAACGCCATCGTTATCGCCGGCGACGGCTTTTCCTTCACCGGGACGACCGCCGACGCGACCCTGCAGGTCGGCGAACCGGCCGCCTACGACGGCGACCCCTACCCAAGCAACGACGCCGACGACAGCGTCTGGTTCGTCTACACGGCGTCGGCGACGGGCACGATCGTTCTCGAAACCCAAGGTTTCGATTCGTCGTTCGGCTACAACGTCTTCCGCTCTACAGATGGTTCTTCGTCGTTCGCATCTCTCCAGGAGTTCGCATCCGGCGCCAGCTTCGGCTCGGGCGATTTCTACGAAGAAATCAACGTTGTCGCGGGGGAGACCTACTACATCCGGTTCGCGAGCTACGGCTACAGCGACGGCGATTACACGCTGATCCAGAGCTCCGGCCCGGCCGGCGTGGGGGCGCCTTCAACCGACATCGTTGGCACCCCTGGGGACGACGTTCTCGGGACGCCGCTTGACGGCGCGCAGACCATGATCGGCGGGCTCGGCGACGACACCTACTACGTCGACAGCCCCGACGACGTGGTGACGGAGAACGCCGGCGAGGGCTACGACACGCTCTACACGACGGTCGACTACACGCTGCCTGCGAACGTCGAACGCATCATCGCCTTCGTCAACACCGGCCTCACGCTTACCGGCAACGCGCTCGACAACAGCCTGATCGGCGGCGCGGGCGACGACACCCTGAACGGCCGCGGCGGCGTCGACACCATGGTCGGCGGGCTCGGCGACGATTCCTATGTCGTCAACAAGCCGTCGGACGTCGTGGTCGAACTGGCCGGCGAAGGCGTCGACACCGTCTACACCACGTCCGGTTACCGCCTGTCGGACAACGTCGAGAACATCGTCATCCGCAGCGACGCCGGCCTGTCCGTCAAGGGCAACGCCCTCGACAACGCCATGACCGGCGGCGCGGGCGCCGACACCCTCACCGGCTATGACGGCGACGACCGCCTCGACGGCCGCGGCGGCGCCGACCGCATGGTCGGCGGCGCGGGCGACGACAGCTACGTCGCCAACGACGCTGGCGACGTCGTGGTCGAACTCGCGGACGAGGGCTACGACACCGTCTACGCCTCGGTCGACTACACGTTGACCAACGACGTCGAGAAGCTCGTCGGGCGCGGCTCCGCCGCTCTGACGCTCACCGGCAACGCCCTGGACAACGCCATTTCCGGCGGCTCGGGGGCGGACCTGCTCTCCGGCGGCGACGGCGCCGACCGCATCAGCGGCGGCGCGGGCGACGACATCCTTATCGGCGGCGCCGGAAAGGACGTTCTCATCGGCGGCGCGGGAGCCGACACCTTCGTCTTCGCCAGCCCGAGCGATCTGCGCGACACCATCACCGACTTCGAAGTCGGCGTCGACAAGGTCGGAATCGACATCGGAGGCTTCGGCCTCGCGACGCTCGAGGCCGAGATGTTCGCCTCGACCCCCGACGGCCTCGCCGCCTCCGCCGAAACGCGCTTCGTCTACAACGAGACCAACGGCGCCCTCTACTTCGACGCGGACGGCTCCGGCGACGGCAAGGCGGTCCAGATCGCCACCCTGCGCGGCGCTCCCGCGCTTTCCTTTACGGACCTGTCGATCTTCGGCCTCGAGGCCTGA